One window of Chamaesiphon minutus PCC 6605 genomic DNA carries:
- a CDS encoding S1C family serine protease, with the protein MAITEVDTQLAALAHQLRSITVKIRIGNLSIGTGTIWRSDGLIITNAHVATRARSIVELPDGRSFPAIRTHFDPQQDLAALQIDTTNLTAAEIADIERLRVGELVVAVGNPLSDRGAVTTGTLYASQPGAIVADIQLYPGNSGGPLADCLGRVIGINTMIVDGLAIAIPITKVAAMLDLDRHSRGVA; encoded by the coding sequence ATGGCTATTACTGAAGTAGACACCCAACTAGCCGCACTGGCACACCAACTACGATCGATTACCGTCAAAATCCGCATCGGTAACCTCAGCATCGGCACAGGCACCATTTGGCGATCGGACGGTTTAATCATCACCAACGCCCATGTCGCAACTAGAGCCAGATCGATCGTCGAACTACCCGACGGACGATCGTTTCCTGCTATTCGCACCCACTTCGACCCCCAACAAGATCTCGCCGCACTGCAAATCGATACAACTAATCTCACAGCAGCCGAAATCGCCGACATCGAGAGATTGCGCGTCGGCGAACTAGTAGTAGCCGTTGGCAACCCCCTAAGCGATCGCGGTGCAGTCACCACCGGGACGCTGTACGCCAGCCAACCAGGAGCGATCGTGGCCGATATCCAACTTTATCCCGGCAATTCTGGTGGCCCTTTAGCCGACTGTTTGGGAAGAGTTATCGGGATTAATACAATGATTGTCGATGGTTTGGCGATCGCGATCCCGATTACCAAAGTAGCAGCAATGCTCGATCTCGATCGTCACTCACGCGGAGTAGCCTGA
- a CDS encoding DUF3038 domain-containing protein, which translates to MTASLINGPMSESLMGIIESLPHPGIVGDACPRRTKVELDLILLAIEAIESGSSEQMLQLAKELNLSEIIKNRIVLWRMRSTNPMRRAHTRRILSIKEAKALSAISCRLASRLAVPIRQLLQAEQQLSDKQIPPEYNFRLSEYLDRFRAHFRSRMNPRRAKVSIYQEDDKLNELAISLLTKLLFCTGTLGTQRLWMSLFDGEVK; encoded by the coding sequence ATGACTGCATCGCTGATCAATGGCCCCATGTCCGAATCCCTCATGGGAATTATCGAAAGCTTACCCCACCCCGGTATCGTTGGAGACGCTTGTCCGCGCCGCACCAAAGTCGAACTCGATTTGATTTTACTCGCGATCGAAGCGATCGAGTCAGGCAGTTCGGAACAAATGTTACAACTTGCCAAAGAGTTAAACCTGAGCGAAATTATCAAAAATCGCATCGTCCTGTGGCGGATGCGCTCGACAAATCCGATGCGGCGCGCCCACACGCGGCGCATCCTATCGATTAAAGAAGCCAAAGCTCTCAGTGCGATCTCGTGTAGATTAGCCAGTCGTCTGGCCGTTCCCATTCGTCAACTCCTCCAAGCCGAGCAGCAGCTTAGCGACAAGCAAATTCCCCCTGAATACAATTTCCGCCTTTCGGAATATTTAGACCGCTTCCGCGCCCATTTTCGCAGTAGAATGAATCCTCGCCGCGCGAAGGTGAGTATTTATCAAGAGGATGATAAGTTAAATGAGTTGGCAATTTCGTTGCTGACTAAGCTATTGTTTTGCACTGGTACGTTGGGTACGCAGCGGTTGTGGATGAGTCTATTTGATGGAGAAGTGAAGTAA
- a CDS encoding S1C family serine protease — MLELVQDVSQPAPTDPYQLIIDRDYNNTFPILAILLGEIPPIILVLSDSISRHNENIQARRRAKNMSSLLELSNSLADTVAAAGTAIVAIETGRRFSPSGIHWRKGIVVTSDESLKSHDDLMLVSASGKATPIVLLGRDPSTDIAVFTLADADSLPVATVGDTANLKVGHLVLGLARSPEGDIRASLGTVSVLGDSWQSMSGGTIDRYIRPDLTLYRGFAGGALVDAGGRIVGMNTTGKRGTALTIPAETIDRVVSQLVAKGRIARGYLGVGMQPVRLSPQLTSSLNLNMPTGVILINVEPHSPAEKGGLLLGDILIRWEGTPIADPSDVRAFLNRGDRVGQQVNISIIRGGTLVELSIEIGER, encoded by the coding sequence ATGCTTGAACTGGTGCAAGATGTGAGTCAACCCGCCCCTACAGACCCATATCAACTCATAATCGATCGAGATTACAACAATACCTTTCCAATCCTAGCCATTTTGCTAGGTGAAATTCCCCCCATCATTCTAGTACTGTCAGACTCGATCTCGCGGCACAATGAAAACATTCAAGCCAGACGCAGAGCAAAGAACATGTCTTCATTACTGGAATTATCTAATAGTTTAGCCGATACCGTCGCCGCAGCCGGAACGGCGATTGTCGCGATCGAGACCGGACGGCGATTTTCTCCTAGCGGCATCCACTGGCGCAAAGGCATAGTGGTTACTTCCGATGAATCTCTCAAAAGCCATGACGATTTAATGCTCGTCAGTGCTAGCGGCAAAGCCACACCGATCGTCCTTCTGGGTCGCGATCCCTCTACAGATATTGCCGTATTTACACTTGCAGACGCCGATAGCCTGCCTGTAGCCACCGTCGGCGATACAGCTAACTTAAAAGTCGGTCATCTAGTCCTGGGGTTAGCTAGAAGCCCCGAAGGCGATATCCGCGCTTCACTGGGCACGGTGAGCGTGCTGGGCGACTCTTGGCAGAGTATGAGCGGCGGGACGATCGATCGCTATATCCGCCCCGATTTAACCCTCTACAGGGGATTTGCGGGGGGTGCATTAGTCGATGCAGGCGGACGGATCGTGGGCATGAATACCACTGGGAAACGCGGTACCGCATTGACAATTCCAGCCGAAACGATCGATCGAGTCGTCTCCCAACTAGTCGCCAAAGGACGCATCGCGCGAGGCTATCTAGGCGTGGGAATGCAGCCAGTCCGCCTATCCCCACAACTAACTAGCTCGCTCAATTTAAACATGCCAACTGGGGTCATCCTCATCAACGTCGAACCCCACAGCCCAGCCGAGAAAGGTGGTTTACTATTAGGCGATATCTTAATCCGTTGGGAGGGCACACCCATAGCCGATCCCAGCGATGTCCGCGCCTTCCTGAATCGCGGCGATCGCGTCGGACAACAAGTAAACATCAGCATCATCCGAGGCGGTACGCTAGTCGAACTATCGATCGAGATTGGCGAACGGTAG
- a CDS encoding alpha/beta hydrolase has translation MRQFPFHKLLVGDFSWQKLGQLLLFVYVCFTLIIFVRADSMIFLPQPASYIDTKDIIKLPIAKTEQISAIYLPNPQAKYTLLYIHGNAEDLGDIRSQLERLHSWGFSVFAYDYRGYGTSSGKPSESNAYEDADAAYTYLTGQIEIPASQIIIYGRSVGGGSATELAANNTVGGLILESTFTSAFRVVVPFPLLPFDKFTNLDKISKVRCPVLVMHGQSDEIIPFDHGRSLYKAAPQPKMYLWIANAGHNDFTDVAGARHQQALLSFQQLIETHR, from the coding sequence ATGCGCCAATTTCCATTTCACAAACTACTCGTTGGTGACTTTAGCTGGCAAAAATTGGGGCAATTGCTATTATTTGTTTATGTATGCTTTACGCTAATTATCTTTGTTCGAGCCGATAGCATGATTTTTTTGCCGCAGCCTGCTAGTTACATAGATACCAAGGATATTATCAAATTGCCGATCGCTAAAACAGAACAGATTTCAGCAATATATTTACCCAATCCTCAAGCTAAATATACCTTACTTTACATTCATGGCAATGCCGAAGATCTGGGCGATATTCGTTCGCAATTAGAGCGTTTACATAGCTGGGGATTTAGCGTGTTTGCCTATGACTATCGCGGTTACGGTACCAGTAGCGGCAAACCTAGCGAAAGTAATGCTTATGAAGATGCCGATGCTGCATATACTTATCTAACCGGACAGATCGAAATACCAGCTAGTCAGATTATTATCTATGGTCGATCTGTCGGTGGCGGTTCGGCAACTGAATTAGCCGCTAATAATACAGTTGGGGGCTTAATTTTAGAGAGCACATTTACATCCGCCTTTCGAGTCGTCGTCCCTTTTCCCTTATTACCATTCGATAAGTTTACTAATCTCGATAAGATCTCAAAAGTTCGCTGTCCCGTGTTAGTAATGCACGGACAATCTGATGAAATAATCCCCTTTGACCACGGTCGATCGCTTTACAAAGCTGCCCCACAACCTAAAATGTATCTGTGGATAGCAAATGCCGGACACAATGATTTTACCGATGTTGCGGGTGCCCGCCATCAACAAGCTCTTTTATCCTTTCAACAACTTATCGAAACACATAGATAA
- a CDS encoding adenine phosphoribosyltransferase: MDLKALIRDIPDFPKPGILFRDITTLLSDPAGLKYSIDTLAAKVVDLQPQYIVGMESRGFIFGAALAYKLGIGFIPVRKPGKLPADVHCVEYALEYGTDKLEIHKDAVAPDGRILIVDDLIATGGTAAATAKLLQEIGANLVGCAFVIELDALNGRSLLPDVPIISLVHY; the protein is encoded by the coding sequence ATGGATTTAAAAGCTCTCATTCGTGACATTCCTGACTTTCCCAAACCTGGAATCTTATTTCGCGACATTACTACGCTCCTAAGCGATCCCGCTGGATTAAAATACTCGATCGATACCTTAGCCGCTAAAGTTGTAGATCTACAACCTCAGTACATCGTTGGGATGGAATCGCGGGGCTTTATCTTTGGTGCAGCACTAGCTTACAAATTAGGGATCGGTTTTATCCCCGTCCGCAAACCAGGCAAATTACCCGCTGACGTTCATTGTGTGGAATACGCACTGGAATATGGAACGGACAAACTAGAAATTCACAAAGATGCTGTAGCTCCTGATGGTCGAATTTTAATCGTCGATGACTTAATTGCTACTGGTGGCACAGCCGCAGCTACAGCCAAGTTATTGCAAGAAATTGGTGCTAATTTAGTCGGTTGCGCCTTTGTCATCGAATTGGATGCTCTCAATGGTCGCTCTCTGTTGCCAGATGTACCAATTATCTCATTGGTTCATTATTGA
- a CDS encoding tetratricopeptide repeat protein encodes MTQEYYQQGLAKAKAGDYRGAIADFELALISAPEWAELYYRRGLAYFDLGEVLTAVSDYTQALAIDSQHRDCSYARALARLTLKNFPGAMEDIDRAILFGRDYAPAYQLKGLVCKKLAKYPEAISAYKVAANLYLTQQDPINSQRCLELARSLQPKQFEAPIVPKPISRPPLTTPEQFYAQLLEQGERGELQGAIDNANWAIQTSPNDAWAYACRGALYTKRGDRSAALADFNQAIKLDPNSHVAYRGRGKLRDRMGDYQGAILDFNRALTIEPGDVFIYLARGNARVNLQEYTTAIGDFTQAIAIDSQEPLAYLYRAQTYIKIEELNQAIDDYQLAANIYLERQDLTKYQDTLKNLQKLQRSAPKATPPPTTAPSNSPGNEALRQRLYILVSGHWAIAQRLIDRLKEEHPGNPEDWYLQRVISNLENGL; translated from the coding sequence ATGACACAAGAATATTATCAGCAAGGATTAGCTAAAGCTAAAGCGGGAGATTACCGTGGGGCGATTGCGGATTTCGAGTTGGCTTTGATTTCTGCGCCAGAATGGGCTGAACTTTACTATCGGCGAGGTTTAGCCTATTTCGATCTGGGCGAGGTTTTAACGGCGGTTTCTGACTATACACAGGCATTGGCAATCGATTCGCAGCATCGCGATTGCTCTTATGCTCGCGCTCTAGCCAGATTGACGCTGAAGAATTTTCCTGGCGCGATGGAAGATATCGATCGAGCAATCCTCTTCGGTCGAGATTACGCGCCAGCATATCAGCTCAAAGGGTTGGTGTGCAAAAAGCTAGCCAAATATCCAGAGGCGATTTCTGCTTATAAGGTAGCCGCAAATTTATATTTAACTCAACAAGATCCGATTAATAGTCAGCGATGTCTGGAGCTAGCGCGATCGTTACAACCCAAACAATTCGAGGCTCCAATCGTCCCAAAGCCGATATCTAGACCCCCGTTAACCACTCCCGAACAGTTTTATGCCCAACTATTAGAACAAGGCGAACGCGGCGAGCTTCAAGGCGCGATCGATAATGCTAATTGGGCGATTCAAACTAGTCCGAATGATGCCTGGGCGTATGCCTGTCGTGGTGCATTATATACCAAACGCGGCGATCGTTCGGCAGCTTTAGCAGATTTTAATCAAGCAATAAAACTCGATCCTAACTCCCATGTCGCTTATCGCGGGCGCGGCAAATTACGCGATCGCATGGGCGATTATCAGGGCGCGATTTTGGATTTCAATCGCGCTTTAACAATCGAACCAGGCGATGTATTTATCTATTTAGCACGCGGCAATGCACGGGTCAATCTACAGGAATATACCACGGCGATCGGCGATTTTACCCAAGCGATCGCGATCGATTCTCAAGAACCTTTAGCTTATCTATATCGAGCGCAAACATACATCAAAATAGAAGAATTAAACCAGGCGATCGACGACTATCAATTAGCTGCAAATATCTATTTAGAACGTCAAGATCTGACTAAATATCAAGACACACTCAAGAATTTACAAAAGCTCCAACGTTCCGCACCCAAAGCAACGCCACCACCAACTACAGCTCCTTCTAACTCGCCAGGAAATGAAGCACTTCGCCAACGCTTATATATCTTAGTCAGCGGTCACTGGGCGATTGCGCAACGACTGATCGATAGGCTTAAAGAAGAGCATCCAGGAAATCCAGAAGATTGGTATTTGCAACGGGTAATCTCTAATCTAGAAAATGGATTGTAA
- a CDS encoding response regulator transcription factor: MIRVLVVATAAVSRAGLSGALSLDPTLKVVGTAADLDTLGEEVDRWQPDIILLDLGDSPQTSVWDELNRLQAARSPEHIPIALYDWEGDFQAAIQAGVRGILPDTSTELELGAAIAAIARGWLVLPPSAIELFELREKVTTEPVAILTPREIEVLVQIGLGLGNKAIAQNLHISDHTVKFHISSIFQKLNVSTRTEAVTAGIRMGLVLL; this comes from the coding sequence ATGATTCGGGTATTGGTTGTAGCTACTGCGGCGGTGTCTCGTGCCGGATTGTCTGGCGCACTGTCGCTCGATCCTACACTCAAAGTTGTTGGCACAGCGGCAGATCTCGATACTTTGGGGGAGGAAGTCGATCGATGGCAACCCGACATCATCTTGCTCGATCTGGGCGACTCACCTCAAACATCCGTCTGGGATGAGTTAAATCGTCTGCAAGCGGCGCGATCGCCCGAACATATCCCGATCGCGCTTTACGATTGGGAGGGAGATTTTCAGGCAGCGATACAGGCTGGCGTGCGGGGAATCTTGCCCGATACAAGTACCGAATTAGAACTCGGTGCCGCGATTGCCGCGATTGCCAGAGGGTGGCTGGTGCTGCCGCCTAGCGCGATCGAGTTATTCGAGCTGCGAGAAAAAGTCACCACCGAACCCGTAGCAATTTTGACACCCCGTGAGATTGAGGTCTTAGTTCAGATTGGGTTGGGGTTGGGAAATAAAGCGATCGCTCAAAATTTACATATTTCCGACCATACGGTGAAATTTCACATTTCATCTATTTTTCAGAAGTTAAATGTTTCTACCCGTACCGAAGCTGTGACTGCGGGAATCCGGATGGGTTTAGTTTTGCTATAA
- a CDS encoding ATP-dependent Clp protease proteolytic subunit → MYSFDRDRWTQKSRTIFLRQPIDDKAANESIAQLICLDLEDPETPIQLYINTESVSVQPLKTSVAAGLAIYDTMRSLRSEIHTICTGTADSIGSLLLAIGSPGNRLAQSHARIRLAQADEVTLTKGTAQEIESAARSVFRQRQVLYELYAQATGQSIERIAADTAKREYLSATEAQAYGLIDRIR, encoded by the coding sequence ATGTATTCATTCGATCGAGATCGCTGGACACAAAAATCCCGTACCATCTTTCTGCGACAGCCGATCGATGACAAAGCTGCAAATGAGTCGATCGCCCAATTGATTTGTTTAGATCTAGAAGATCCAGAGACACCGATTCAACTGTACATTAATACCGAATCGGTATCAGTACAGCCCCTAAAAACAAGCGTGGCAGCAGGATTGGCAATTTATGACACCATGCGAAGCTTGCGATCGGAAATACATACAATTTGTACCGGAACTGCCGACTCGATCGGTTCTTTGCTTCTAGCGATCGGTAGTCCCGGCAATCGCTTGGCACAGTCGCACGCGCGCATTCGCTTGGCGCAGGCTGACGAGGTGACATTAACCAAAGGTACGGCTCAAGAAATCGAATCTGCTGCTAGATCGGTATTCAGACAAAGGCAAGTTTTGTATGAATTGTACGCCCAAGCCACGGGACAATCGATCGAAAGAATCGCCGCAGACACTGCCAAGCGGGAATACCTGTCTGCCACAGAAGCCCAAGCCTACGGACTGATCGATCGCATCCGCTAA